The Cydia amplana chromosome 11, ilCydAmpl1.1, whole genome shotgun sequence genome includes a region encoding these proteins:
- the LOC134652384 gene encoding uncharacterized protein LOC134652384: protein MGNLPAQRINADFPFISVGLDFAGPFYILNRKGRGAKLIKCYLCLFVCLRYKCLHLEAVSDLTKNAFIMTLRRFIARRGKPAEIFCDNGRNFVSAAKEIGQFIKANQEPMSDFANQEYIKFIFTPTYAPHFGGIWEAGVKSAKHHIKRVIGNSHLTFEEIGTLFAQVEAILNSRPLCPMSTSPDDLLSLSPGHFLIGRPLTALPSPALENRQEMSLQRYARIEKIRQHFWNRWQREYISELQERTKWRTNTAKLNLGDLVLLHEDHVPPLCWRLGRVTRLFPGADGVARVADVTTTKGCVRRPLVRLCPLPSPEDLKF from the coding sequence ATGGGAAATCTCCCAGCTCAGAGAATAAATGCGGATTTTCCGTTTATATCAGTAGGTTTAGATTTTGCGGGACCTTTCTATATTTTAAATAGGAAGGGTCGAGGtgctaaattaataaaatgctatttatgtttatttgtgtgtttacgcTATAAATGTTTGCACTTAGAAGCGGTTAGTGATCTAACAAAAAATGCTTTCATAATGACGCTTAGGAGGTTCATTGCGCGAAGGGGCAAGCCTGCGGAAATATTCTGTGACAATGGTCGAAACTTTGTCTCCGCGGCTAAAGAAATAGGTCAATTTATAAAAGCTAATCAGGAACCTATGTCTGATTTTGCGAATCAAGAATACATAAAGTTCATATTCACTCCAACTTACGCACCTCACTTCGGCGGTATCTGGGAGGCCGGAGTAAAATCCGCAAAGCACCATATAAAACGTGTAATAGGCAATAGCCATTTGACATTTGAGGAAATAGGAACTCTATTTGCGCAAGTGGAAGCGATTCTAAACAGTCGTCCCTTGTGCCCCATGTCTACGTCCCCTGACGACCTCCTTTCCCTCTCTCCAGGGCACTTCTTAATCGGAAGACCATTGACTGCACTGCCGTCGCCTGCACTGGAGAACCGCCAGGAGATGTCTCTTCAACGTTATGCTAGGATAGAAAAGATACGCCAGCATTTTTGGAATAGATGGCAGAGAGAATATATATCCGAATTACAAGAGAGAACCAAATGGAGAACAAACACTGCCAAACTTAATTTGGGCGACTTGGTTCTGCTCCACGAAGATCACGTGCCTCCGCTATGCTGGCGCCTTGGAAGGGTTACGCGCTTGTTCCCGGGAGCCGACGGTGTTGCCAGGGTTGCAGACGTAACCACCACAAAGGGATGCGTACGACGACCACTCGTTCGCCTCTGCCCTCTACCATCACCGGAGGACTTGAAGTTTTGA
- the LOC134652299 gene encoding disks large-associated protein 5-like, translated as MDTSFDLVALLKQQPTTKKSYKIRPTQFVSVAGGVQKRLETNIKDRKSSRLSVLDRNRSITKCKSPKAPKLSDAQQKALHRKQLLENWKEEKDKKKKEAASQKKKPFVAGVSQRRTFGPPPPPPEPMPSTSGRVTRSQARQNTESMPNAQTNTFAPSNAAFKPVLKKVEIFFKTKVPTLAPINKKKASKSKSNITFEPVLRKNLQKETKTTRSTRARPVANKPVIDNKKKLTEKTKANPVKPPLKQQMFQSSSSSSDMEQPSKQSKPSQRKSITKTRETVPMAQASTSQDSACDLQDNASMSSQDSQVSSQDSQVSSQDSQDAVMSQASMSSQDELSTPRNKVPKSESSSEEKLRSPKAVDMPQTPEQVSEAVKNISPCVTMSRGKDNARKEMKKKLEEGLLDEDNSNMESVNHFRRQLNSEMVRITAMCETWDQIFAQTVLPEPIQELVLTAVGQARLLMSQKLQQFAGLLESCARPTPGAAPVTPADLHGFWDMVFMQVENVDMRFKSLEELRLRDWIEEQKPVAKRVVAKPVAKKVVAKPTGGPSRLREMIAAARKAKKDQESQSENSESEKSEPTASPETKTFEAGFFRISSPMKLGSPAPGTPNNKASLLKTVLSSEAKKSVSKNCMSFAMLRASLMSKNLDIEGVSPLMQTPTITVNLDATPARSILKQNPVSNKKPDKLKTVLFRDDPSSPTSCTSCDKTEAEDPGVAPLPADDKENTATTKQTSARKSSCDKTEAEDPGVAPLPADDKENTATPKQTSARKSRLSRQNAEEQSSPVTTRSRRKSPQTPLAETEVQTKRGTRKSAQTPLAETEVQPKHSTWKSAQTPQEETEIQTKRGTRKSAQTPQEETEIQPKRSTRKSAQTPLADTEVQPKRKTRKSAQTPLVESDTNVEKKRSTRKKDAQAQETETPKRSTRRRKSAVAV; from the exons ATGG ATACAAGCTTCGATTTAGTGGCTCTACTGAAGCAGCAACCTACTACCAAGAAGAGTTACAAAATAAGGCCTACGCAGTTTGTGAGCGTAGCCGGAGGG GTCCAAAAGAGATTGGAGACTAATATCAAGGATAGAAAGAGCAGTCGCTTGTCTGTCCTTGACAGAAACAGAAGTATCACAAAATGCAAGAGCCCCAAGGCACCAAAGCTTTCCGATGCCCAGCAGAAAGCACTGCACAGAAAACAGCTGTTGGAAAACTGGAAGGAAGAGAAGGACAAGAAGAAAAAGGAGGCTGCATCACAGAAAAAGAAGCCATTTGTTGCCGGAGTGTCGCAGAGAAGGACATTCGGGCCTCCACCACCTCCCCCTGAGCCAATGCCGAGCACTTCAGGCCGAGTTACAAGGTCCCAAGCTCGGCAAAATACTGAATCAATGCCAAACGCACAAACAAATACCTTTGCACCAAGTAATGCCGCTTTTAAACCAGTTTTGAAGAAGGTAGAAATCTTCTTCAAAACTAAAGTTCCTACCCTAGCacctataaacaaaaaaaaagccaGCAAATCAAAATCTAACATAACTTTTGAACCTGTGCTACGCAAAAATTTGCAGAAAGAGACCAAGACCACCCGGAGTACAAGAGCACGACCAGTCGCAAACAAACCAGTGATAGATAACAAGAAAAAGCTAACTGAAAAAACCAAAGCTAACCCAGTAAAACCACCGCTAAAACAACAGATGTTCCAAAGCAGTTCATCTAGCAGTGATATGGAACAGCCCAGTAAACAAAGTAAGCCAAGCCAACGAAAATCAATTACTAAAACTCGGGAAACAGTGCCAATGGCACAAGCGTCCACCTCCCAGGATTCAGCCTGCGACTTACAAGATAATGCATCTATGTCATCCCAAGACTCGCAAGTGTCATCCCAAGACTCGCAAGTGTCATCCCAAGACTCGCAAGATGCCGTAATGTCCCAAGCATCAATGTCATCACAAGACGAACTAAGTACTCCCAGAAACAAGGTCCCTAAGAGCGAGTCTAGTTCGGAAGAGAAGCTTCGTTCTCCAAAGGCGGTTGATATGCCGCAGACGCCGGAACAGGTTTCAGAGGCGGTTAAGAATATCAGTCCATGCGTCACAATGTCGCGAGGAAAGGATAATGCTAGGAAAGAGATGAAGAAAAAACTGGAAGAAG GACTGTTGGATGAGGATAACAGCAACATGGAAAGCGTGAACCACTTCCGTCGGCAGCTGAACTCTGAGATGGTCCGCATTACTGCCATGTGCGAGACCTGGGACCAGATTTTTGCTCAGACCGTACTGCCGGAGCCTATCCAG GAGTTAGTGCTGACAGCAGTGGGGCAGGCGCGGCTGCTGATGTCGCAGAAGTTGCAGCAGTTCGCGGGGCTGCTGGAGAGTTGCGCGCGGCCCACGCCGGGGGCGGCGCCCGTCACCCCGGCCGACCTGCACGGCTTCTGGGACATGGTGTTCATGCAG GTGGAGAACGTAGACATGCGCTTCAAGAGCCTCGAAGAGTTGCGGCTGCGGGACTGGATCGAGGAGCAGAAGCCAGTGGCCAAGAGAGTGGTGGCCAAGCCGGTGGCCAAGAAAGTAGTGGCCAAGCCCACCGGAGGGCCCAGCCGGCTCAGGGAGATGATTGCTG CCGCAAGAAAAGCAAAGAAAGACCAAGAATCTCAATCCGAAAACTCGGAATCGGAGAAGTCGGAGCCAACAGCGTCTCCTGAAACCAAAACGTTTGAGGCCGGTTTCTTCAGAATCAGCTCTCCGATGAAGCTAGGGTCTCCGGCCCCGGGCACACCCAACAACAAGGCTAGTCTGCTGAAAACTGTACTGTCCAGTGAAGCTAAGAAGTCCGTGTCTAAG AACTGTATGTCGTTCGCCATGCTGCGAGCGTCGCTGATGAGCAAGAACTTGGACATCGAAGGCGTGTCTCCTCTCATG CAAACTCCAACCATCACGGTGAACCTGGACGCGACCCCGGCGCGCAGCATCCTCAAGCAGAACCCGGTCAGCAACAAGAAACCAGACAAGCTCAAGACCGTGCTGTTCCGCGACGACCCGTCCAGCCCCACGTCCTGCACCAGCTGTGACAAGACCGAGGCAGAGGACCCGGGAGTAGCGCCGTTGCCGGCCGATGACAAGGAGAATACGGCTACGACGAAACAAACTTCGGCAAGAAAGTCAAG CTGTGACAAGACCGAGGCAGAGGACCCGGGAGTAGCGCCGTTGCCGGCCGATGACAAGGAGAATACGGCTACGCCAAAACAAACTTCGGCAAGAAAGTCAAG gCTGTCTAGACAAAACGCCGAAGAACAGTCCAGCCCGGTCACGACCCGCAGCCGACGCAAGAGCCCACAAACCCCCCTAGCAGAGACCGAGGTACAAACCAAACGCGGCACCAGGAAGAGCGCCCAAACCCCCCTAGCAGAGACCGAGGTACAACCGAAACATAGCACATGGAAGAGCGCTCAAACCCCCCAAGAAGAGACCGAGATACAAACCAAACGCGGCACAAGGAAAAGCGCTCAAACCCCCCAAGAAGAGACCGAGATACAACCGAAACGTAGCACAAGGAAGAGCGCTCAAACCCCCCTAGCAGACACCGAGGTACAGCCGAAACGTAAGACGAGGAAAAGTGCACAAACCCCTTTAGTAGAGTCCGACACCAATGTGGAGAAAAAACGCTCTACAAGGAAGAAAGATGCGCAGGCGCAGGAAACTGAGACGCCTAAGCGGTCGACGCGGAGACGAAAGAGCGCTGTAGCTGTTTAA